A window from Psychrobium sp. MM17-31 encodes these proteins:
- a CDS encoding ATP-binding protein: protein MSKPAEHSTSYENKLLRLSLLIGLLPLLLLTVALFYIDISIYFKMLVLSLTTAVVIFGAFEIRRLIVAQLRTATNLMESLTSGDFSLRAKMRGSNSALNEFNQLLNSLADSMAQQNLVNKERQILLHKIISHIDVAIVAVDHHQCISLMNPAAEQLFDVKFSRLDGAPVHMLGLATALPKDYREVVEFEIKQNRKKVYLHSDEYFEQGNKHRLIFITDIQDILRDEERSAWQRLLRVLSHEINNSLAPIASISESLHQASVAGSDVLAPSDFQEGLAVISERSLHLNDFIKRYQQLTKLPEPQKAMISLSQLIATSARLFDNIEVNAIDEHWQCYGDESQLEQVLVNLLKNACEANQSASSSGHIAIGAQLFDNKVQITITDNGNGISNMDNIFVPFYTTKNAGSGIGLVLSRQIIRNHGGELTLVNRDDKQGVIATISLPNC, encoded by the coding sequence GTGAGTAAACCCGCCGAGCACAGCACCAGTTATGAAAACAAGTTATTGCGCCTGAGCCTGCTGATAGGTTTGCTGCCATTGTTACTATTAACAGTGGCTTTGTTTTATATCGACATTAGTATTTACTTCAAAATGCTTGTGCTTTCACTCACCACCGCTGTGGTTATTTTTGGCGCTTTCGAAATTCGCAGATTAATTGTCGCGCAATTACGCACCGCAACCAACTTAATGGAATCGCTCACTAGTGGCGATTTTTCATTGCGGGCTAAAATGCGTGGCAGCAACAGTGCCCTTAACGAATTTAATCAGCTGCTTAATTCATTGGCCGATTCGATGGCGCAGCAAAATCTAGTGAATAAAGAGCGCCAAATCCTGCTGCATAAAATCATTTCTCATATCGATGTCGCCATTGTTGCCGTTGATCATCACCAATGCATTTCGCTAATGAACCCAGCAGCAGAGCAGTTATTTGACGTTAAATTTAGCCGTTTAGATGGTGCGCCTGTTCATATGCTTGGTTTGGCAACCGCTTTACCTAAAGACTATCGCGAAGTGGTGGAATTTGAAATTAAACAAAATCGCAAAAAAGTGTATTTACATAGTGATGAATATTTTGAGCAAGGCAACAAACATCGATTGATTTTTATTACCGACATTCAAGATATTTTGCGCGATGAAGAGCGCAGTGCATGGCAGCGATTGCTCCGAGTATTAAGCCATGAAATCAATAATTCTCTAGCGCCAATTGCATCGATTAGTGAGTCTTTGCATCAAGCCAGTGTTGCGGGTAGCGATGTATTAGCGCCGAGCGATTTTCAAGAAGGGCTAGCGGTAATTAGCGAACGCTCGTTGCACCTTAATGATTTTATTAAACGTTATCAGCAGCTCACTAAATTGCCTGAGCCGCAAAAGGCGATGATCAGTTTAAGTCAGCTTATTGCAACGAGCGCGCGGTTGTTTGACAACATCGAGGTCAATGCCATTGACGAGCATTGGCAATGCTATGGCGATGAAAGCCAGCTAGAGCAAGTGTTAGTGAATCTTTTGAAAAATGCGTGTGAGGCCAATCAAAGCGCAAGTAGCAGTGGTCATATTGCTATTGGCGCGCAGCTATTTGATAACAAAGTACAAATAACCATTACTGACAACGGTAATGGTATTAGCAACATGGACAATATTTTCGTTCCGTTTTACACCACCAAAAATGCAGGGAGTGGCATTGGACTAGTATTATCGCGCCAAATTATTCGCAACCACGGCGGTGAATTGACACTGGTTAACCGAGACGATAAACAAGGCGTAATAGCTACTATTTCCTTGCCAAATTGTTAA
- a CDS encoding sigma-54 dependent transcriptional regulator codes for MFADYLHRCSPRHNHSYVAVNMGAISESLFESEMFGHVKGAFTDAKNNRIGRFELAEQGSIFLDEIANIPLSQQAKLLRVLEEHEFEKLGSSKTQTMDVRLISATNSPLDELISENKFRQDLLYRLNTVEIRIPPLRERVDDILPLAMSFLDQHNQKYQLSVAGFDETAIDAMQQYDWPGNVRELNHMVERALFLCAGEKISAQDLGLSKADSDDEGMSQLFSSGTLDDIECTLIKQRMAKFDNKALETSQSLGLSRSAYYRRLEKYNL; via the coding sequence ATGTTTGCCGATTATCTTCATCGTTGTTCACCGCGCCATAACCATTCATATGTAGCAGTGAATATGGGGGCGATTAGTGAAAGCCTCTTTGAAAGCGAAATGTTTGGTCATGTAAAAGGTGCCTTTACAGATGCCAAAAACAATCGCATCGGCCGCTTTGAACTGGCAGAGCAAGGCAGTATTTTCCTCGATGAAATCGCCAATATTCCACTATCGCAACAAGCTAAATTGTTACGGGTGCTAGAAGAGCACGAGTTTGAGAAGCTGGGTAGTTCGAAAACGCAAACCATGGATGTGCGTTTAATTTCCGCCACCAACTCACCGCTTGATGAATTGATTAGCGAAAATAAATTTCGCCAAGACTTACTCTATCGTTTAAACACGGTGGAAATTCGCATTCCGCCACTGCGAGAGCGCGTCGATGATATTTTGCCATTGGCAATGAGCTTTTTAGATCAACACAATCAAAAGTATCAACTGAGCGTTGCAGGATTTGATGAAACAGCCATCGACGCTATGCAACAATACGATTGGCCGGGTAACGTGCGCGAGTTAAATCACATGGTAGAGCGCGCTCTATTCTTGTGTGCTGGCGAAAAAATCTCGGCCCAAGATCTTGGTCTAAGCAAAGCCGATAGTGACGATGAGGGCATGAGTCAGCTCTTTAGCAGTGGCACCTTGGACGATATCGAGTGCACGCTAATCAAACAGCGCATGGCAAAGTTTGATAATAAAGCACTTGAAACATCGCAATCCTTGGGGTTAAGTAGAAGCGCCTATTATCGCCGATTAGAGAAATACAATTTGTGA
- a CDS encoding response regulator — protein sequence MTHSILIADDDVQIIMALKLLLKTHQFDVVVAQTPNEAIEHATKREFDVALIDLNYQADTTSGQEGMALINDLKKLDELLPIVVMTGYSSVDIAVDVMKLGASDFVQKPWGNERLLSILQNQISLKQSRRLGNKLAAHNALLSNERSTPSCNIVAESAVMKQLLTQLEKLALSDMSIMLTGENGCGKACLPIIFIVVHRAITIHM from the coding sequence ATGACTCATTCTATTTTAATTGCCGATGACGATGTTCAAATCATCATGGCGTTAAAACTGTTACTTAAAACCCACCAATTCGACGTTGTGGTCGCGCAAACGCCAAATGAGGCGATTGAGCATGCTACTAAGCGCGAATTTGATGTGGCGTTAATTGACTTAAATTATCAGGCTGACACCACATCGGGCCAAGAAGGTATGGCGTTAATTAACGATCTTAAAAAGCTCGATGAATTATTACCAATTGTGGTGATGACAGGTTATAGCAGTGTTGATATTGCCGTTGATGTGATGAAGTTAGGTGCTAGCGATTTTGTCCAAAAGCCTTGGGGTAACGAGCGCTTATTGTCGATTTTACAAAATCAAATCAGCCTTAAACAATCACGCCGTCTTGGCAATAAGTTAGCAGCGCATAACGCCTTGTTATCGAATGAACGCTCGACACCAAGTTGTAATATTGTGGCAGAATCAGCTGTTATGAAACAACTTTTAACGCAGTTAGAAAAGCTAGCCCTGAGCGACATGAGTATTATGCTCACCGGCGAAAATGGCTGTGGCAAAGCATGTTTGCCGATTATCTTCATCGTTGTTCACCGCGCCATAACCATTCATATGTAG